From the genome of Nicotiana tabacum cultivar K326 chromosome 17, ASM71507v2, whole genome shotgun sequence:
ACAGGTTTtctaaatatgttatttttattgcTGCCCCTACATAATGTCCTTCAAAGGTTCTTGCTGAATTGTTCATCAAGAATGTGGTTAAACTTTTCGGAATGCCAAAGGATGTTATTAGTGACAGGGATGCTCGATTTACAGGCCGGTTCAGGACTTATTTGTTCAACTTTATGGGTACGAACTTGACGTTATCAATGGCGAATCATCCCCAAACTGATGgccaaatcgagaaaattaacTATTTGTTAGAGGAATACTGGAGGCACTTTGGGATTACTAGTCAACGCAACTTGACAAATTTTGCTAGATTGTGCACAATTCTTCTATAATTTGCACAAGTCTTCAGGAGCAGAGATGAGTCCGTTTGAGATTGTTTTGGAGAAGCATCCTGCACAACCAACAGCGATTGCACAACAAAAGACTGGGGGTAAACGTCCAGTTGCCTACCACTATGGATGGGATAAGCAAGCTATGATCAAGGAAGCAACAGATAGCTTGACAAAGGCCCAGAAACGAATGAAGAAATATGCTGATAGGAACATGCCCCttggagttcaaagtgggtgatacGATGCTGTTAAAACTCTGCAGATTTGGAAAAAGATTGACATTCGAGTTATACATAGAGCCTTGGTTTCAAGGTTTGATGGTCCTTTTGAAGTTGCTGCAAAAGTTGGTGAAGTTGCTTACCGATTGAAGCTACCTGAAAGAATGAAGATACATCCGACTTTCCATGTGAGTTTTATAAGGCCTTACGTTGAAGATCCTGAAGATCCGGACATACACAAAATAAAGAGAGCTCCTCCTAAGATGCCCACTCAGCTTGAGAAAGAAATTGATAAGATTCTTGACCATCGAATTCTTGGGATGCATAAGAAGAATAGGCGGACATAATTACTGATTCAATGGAAAGGAAAGCCCTAGGCATATGCAACTTGGGAAAAGGGTACTTCATTGTGGCAATATGAACAACAAATAGAGGACTACTTGAAGTCAGCCTCGATGAGGATGTCGAGTTCAACTAGTGGGGGTGGTTTGTTAGCCCTTAATGTTGAGACGTGACGGATGTCGGGTAGAACCAATACCAAGGACTTATACATTATCCCTTGACATGGGTTCGTGCGGACGTTTGCAAGCAATGTGCGGAGCTGGGAGTGTGCCTAAGTTAGTGCATGGTCTTGGGTAGTTTAGTTGAACGAGGTGCCTTGAGTGATGGCAATGCAGCCTTGGTTTTGGGCGACGACTATGGCAAATAAAGGCAGGCGCATGGCACTTGGCTAAGGCATGCGTGCAGATCAGTAGGAAGGCAAGGCTATGACAATAATATTGTCATGATCTATATGTATGAGGCATGGTACAAAAGACAATCAAGGCAGGCTAAGACAAAGTGTGGCCAAAGCTATGGAACAAGTGTGCGAAACATGTGACTGCAAAGAAGTGTGTTGTGCATGTGCTGCGGAAGTTAAGCCATGTGCAGTATACATGTGGCAGTTGGCTTGAAGTGTTGAAGATGGGCTCATTTCGTGGAAAGTGCTTTAGATAGTGGCTAAGTGTTTTGTGTTTGTTTATAGGCCTGGCATGTGAGAGGCACACCCATATAACTGCCCCTTTGCAACTGCTCCCCTTGTAACCTGCCATTGGCAGcctctttatatattttgtatttcgtTAGCTAAGGAAGAAAGCATATGTGAGCCTTGCAACTGAGTTCCTTTGTATATTCTGTGAGAATAATAAAAGGTTGAGTGTTTACCCGTATTGTATTTGTTGCTTTCGTTTTACAAGTCTGAAAATATTCTAAGTCCTAAACTGTGAGTGAAAAAATAAGGCTGAGTGGCTTGAGTGTCAGACTGCTGCCGTGCAGTGCCGTTTGCGAACAATTGGCCCTGTAACAGTAAGTATCCCTTCAGTTGCTTCTTGTTTAGTAGTTTACATatttaggggttgtttggtaggACATATAATAATAGTACTGAATAtgatatattaataatattggGATTAATAATGTTAGGAGAAGTTAGCTAGGATTAGTTATACTGTAATTTTTTATAATCGACTGTTTGATTTGATGTATTAAAAATTACAtgtattgcatatttattttttaaaattatttctttatAAAATACCCTCCATATTCTTTCGAAAGGATTTGGAACTAGTCCTGAAAGGGTAGTTCTATCTTTATACATGCTTATCTATGTATTAAAAATTATGGTATTTCTAATGTCATGGTTTGCTATGTATAAGAGTAGTACTGAATAGGATGTATAATTAATATaggtattagttatacataggttgaaaaacactactaaaaagtcaaaacacTTGGTGAAGAAGAGCTTAATTATGAACAAAAGGGGAGGATGAAGTCACAGGAGATTCTTTTTGGGAGATCAGGTCGAAAGGAGCGAATACATATAGTATTATTTTTCCTAATACATTCTATCAAACAACACATTATAGTTTTATTTAGAGTACATGTTGTTTTCGTGAGGAAAATATATTGTGGATTAAAATGTGGAAACATATTTGGACACAGTTCTGAAATCACTTTATCACCTACTCccccgttcacttttacttgtccagtattataaaaatagattttcacttttacttgtcacttttagcatatcaagagaagacaatatttattttcctgttatacccataatattaattactcatctcaaattatttttttcaaattcattaaaaatatacatcaattaatatgggtatcatggtaaattatgcatttcatttattattttttaagaggTGTATAAAGTtcatagtggacaagtaaaaataaacggagggagtagtaattAATGTCACAAAGAGAAATGATTTGCCGTCCATATATAACAGCATGGCAGCTGACTTTATTAGCatttatttttccctcgtgatTTAAAGAATATTTATGGCAAAAATGTTATCCCCTTCGACGATCTTATCCTAGGAAAGTGGCATGCACTCGTATGCCATGTGGGTTTTCCTGTTCATGtggtattttttgaaaaataaaatatattttatacctTTTTAAGTGTGTTACATTTTTAGATAATCTTTTTCgaataatatttataataaaacaTGGCTAcaactacattatttaggctaattttttttatttggctaaaaataataaagttttagttattGTTTCTTAAATTTGACCtgaaataaagatttatacagttgaaataaatagtcaagacatctaaaaagatataaaaaaatacatagtttgatttttattattttggctataattttttatatagctctaaattatggAGCTCTAAAATATATGTTTTTACAGATATTACTGGAAAAAGTaaaatacacagttgaaataaatagtcatcgcatcaaaagaagaaataaaaatagtGTACAATTGCAAGTTCATTATTTTGGCTATACCTTTTTATTTGGTAAAAAATAATGGAGTTGTCGCCATTTTGTTTACTGATTTGACtcgaaaataaaaatacacaattaaaataaatagacattatatataaagaaaaaaataacagaaaatacaCAACTAGTACTCCATTATTTTTCCTAAAAGTTCTCTATTTAGCTAAAATGATGGAGTTCCAACCAAACTTTTACAAATTCGgcccaaaaaaaagaagaaatatgcaGTTGGAACAAATAGACATTATATCTatagaagaaattaaaaagagtAAAAGTTAGACTAAAGTCCACATTATATGTTAAGATGAAGCAAGAAGAAATACATAGTTGTAACAAATAAATCATTATATATGATTATATGacaattaaaagttaaaaaataaccTACTTGGAAgctgatttttcaatttttcttcacTCCCACGCACTTAAAAGAGAGTGTACCCATACTCTTCGCCACATCAGCGTCCATGGAGGTAATTTCTCTCAAAAGGCCAAGTTCAGTGGGGTAATTAAGAGCACGAATAGTTTAGGAGTGTAACTAATAATTCGTGTCAAGTTTAAGGtgatttttaggttattcggCCAATATTTATTCAATCACATCATTTGAAACCACCTAGAGGTAAGTGTCTACATTAATTATACACTAGTAATCTAAAAGAGTGTAAAACACTTTTATTGTATCATAGATAATGTGTTAACgttaattattaagtaaataaaaacgTGTTATTTCTAATAACCCCTTTATGATGTTGCATTCTTCTAAAGGAATAaatcattttttttgtttgaaaaaaaaaacaaccatAGGACACCTTATTAATCTAGCTCAATATAAAAACTAGATTGCTGGCAAATTTTCAGTCACCTGTAGCTGCTGTTGAGTATAAAATATTGAAATGCTGAaaataattgttgttatttaaATCCCCCACGAGTTTAGAATTCAGAAGCAGACGCAGCATAATCAAATTCTTCGTTTACCAATTACCATTATGGTCGCCGTAATCACATGCAATGTCAGTTTCTACTTTATACTAATCTCTACTAAAGATGGGTCATGTGCTTGTATCTTTTTTTTCAACGGGGTGGGAAGGCAAACATTGAATACTGGAATGCTAAATACAATAGGCTTTTGAATACAGAGGATAAGAAAGAGAAAAGGgagtatttttttctattttgtattttttaataggAATTAGTATAAATTATCCTACAAATAAGGATGGTGTTTGAGTGGTAAGTATTCTATCATCTTAACCTGAATTATAACGAGGTTGTCTTTGTTAGAAAGCACATTATCCCCCAATGTGGGATTTTCAAATGCGAACATAAATTTaacggaaaagggtcaaaatTATCCTCGAACTATCGAAAATAGCTCAAATATACCATCCGTTTGTTTTTTGTACCAAATTTGTCCTCGACGTCTAAAAATTAGACCATTATTGCCTTAAAAACTAACGGCTGCCACATCAGCTTTTGGACATATTTAAATATTACGAAAAAATGGTCAAAATTGACCTCGAACTATCGAAAATAGCTCAATTATATCCTCCGTTTGTGTTTGGTACCAAATATGTCATTGACGTCTAAGAATTGGACCATTACTGCCCTAAAAACTAACGGCCGACACATGAGTTCATGTGAACAACACAAGTCTATCTCCAACAGACGATCCTCCATCTTGACAAAAGCCCCCACGAATAAATTTTCTTTCTCCATTTTCATTCGTTGACTCATCTAAGTGTTGCTCCTTCCAAATAATTAAAGCTACACCAATCTTATTATGAGAAGTATAGTTGGGCTATTCTTAAGATTCACAAATCTGTAAAAAAAATCCAATatactatacaaaaaataaaataccaactttttTCACTTAAAATCAGAAATCTTATCACAAAAATAGTGGAGAACAACAAAAGCTGCATATTGCAATACTCCCATGGCTAGCTATCCAAGCTCATAGCTCAAAAATGTCACAAATTAGTTGCAGAGATATATCCTCTTAAAAACAACTCTTATAAAGAACTCGAAAACTATTAGAATGAGACCATCCTCTAAAATACTATACCCTTCCACTTCCGGCCGTCAtcaatagaaaagaaaagaagaccgACGGCAAATAAGACCTAGACCCAAAATCTCATAAAAAGATACACTTTTTAGACACCACCTAATCTTTCCCCTCCTCACTAGCCTAGCTAGCAGGCCACCTGAAGTGCTTCACTGCGCCTTCACGGGAAATGCAGCAACCCCTCGCAAAACATGAGTTCTTGCGGGTGGagaagttttttttttgggtcatgttgtacTGGCATGTCAACATGAttataatatttaaataggtCCAAAAGCTTATATGACAGCCGTTAGATTTTAAGGCAAGGACATATTTGGTATCAAACACAAACGGAGGATAAAATTGAGCTATTTTCGATAGTTTGAGGGCAGTTTTGACCCTTTTTTCGTAATATTTAAGTATGTCCAAAAGATGATGTGACGGCCGTTAGTTTTTAGGGCAATAATGGTCTAATTTTTAGACGACGAGGATAAATTTGGTACCAAAAACAAACGAAGGGTATATTTGAGCTATTTTCGATAGTTCGAGGACAATTTTAACCTTTTTCCTTAAATTTAATAGAACCGAATACGAATACCATATGCGATGGGAAACTAGGGGAAAAAAAATAACTAACCTAACGATCAAAAACTACCAAGTGGGAATCGAAGCAAAACATCATCTGAAATTATGATCAAGTGTGGCCCACCTCTAGTTTAATCACGCCATTCTTCCCGGCTTTCCCCTGCTTTATAAGCCCTGCCCCATCTCTTCGTCTTTTACTCATCTCAACACCAATAAACAAAAAACACTTTAGTACTTATCTTAGTATAGGGCTCTCCTTTATAGTTTAGCCCCATTAAAATGTCAAGCCTtctcttcatatttgttctttttGTCACACTACTTCTAACCCCACTACTTGTTTCTTCAATCCAAGATCCAGAGCTTGTGGTACAAGAAGTTCATAGGTAAAACAAATGTCACTAGTGACCTAAATTTTTATGTTCATAGTATTATTTTTGCTTACTAATTCTTGTTGTTTTGAGCAGGAGCATCAATGCTTCATTGACAAGGAGGAACTTGGGCTATTTGTCGTGTGGAACAGGAAATCCGATTGATGATTGTTGGCGTTGTGACCCCAATTGGGAGAAAAATCGCCAGCGTTTAGCTGATTGTGCCATTGGCTTTGGAAAGAATGCTATTGGAGGAAGAAATGGAAGAATTTACGTGGTCACTGACTCAGGAAACGATGACCCAGTCAACCCCAGGCCCGGAACCCTTAGACATGCGGTTATACAAGATGAGCCTTTGTGGATCATTTTCAAAAGAGACATGGTCATTCAGCTCAAGCAAGAACTTGTCATGAACTCTTTCAAGACCATAGACGGTCGAGGCACCAGCGTTCACATATCAGGTCAGAAGCAGATCCAGAATTTAAAATTTGACGAGTTTAACCTTTTTAATTCTTATAATGACTGAATACGTTACTCCACGACTATTTCAGGTGGTCCTTGCATTACAATCCATTACAGCACGAACATTATTATACACGGGATTAATATACACGACTGCAAGCAGAGTGGTAACGGCAACATTAGGGACTCACCGCACCATTCCGGATGGTGGGATGTTTCCGACGGAGACGGCATTTCAATTTTCGGAGGAAAGAATATTTGGGTAGATCATTGCTCCTTGTCAAATTGCCACGACGGTCTAATTGATGCAATTCATGGATCCACAGCAATTACCATTTCTAACAACTACTTTACTCATCATGATAAGGTCATGTTATTGGGGCATAGTGATTCTTTTACGCAGGACAAAGGCATGCAAGTTACAGTTGCCTTTAATCATTTTGGTGAAGGGTTGGTGCAGAGAATGCCGAGGTGTAGACATGGTTATTTCCATGTGGTGAACAATGACTACACCCACTGGGAAATGTATGCCATTGGTGGTAGTGCTGCCCCTACTATTAATAGTCAAGGCAACAGGTTTCTTGCTCCCAATCAGAAATTCAACAAAGAGGTACTCCATATGTTTCACTTTATGTGATAATTTTACTGTttaataatttttcttttatctcgatttttgaaatatattaaaaatatgcTGAATTACTAACTTTTATTCTctaaaccacgtcacataaaatgaaacagaaagaATATATACTTATATAAGTAGGAGAAGAGAAAATTTACGTACTACAGTACTACCAGGCATATGGTATAGTAATGTTGTTCCATTACCTAATATAAGTGATTTTTTATCTATTTTAATTTTCAAGGGCTCCCACCTTTTCTTTTGAACGGTTACATGTAATTGTCTTTTTTTTTAGTGACATGATAGTTTAAAAATCCTTTCTAAACTCCGCGAGATTACACTAAATAGTTGAAAATTTAACAGGTGACAAAGCATGAGGATGCACCAGAAAGTGAGTGGAGAAGCTGGAACTGGAGGTCAGAAGGTGACTTGATGTTAAATGGTGCCTATTTCAGGCAAACAGGTGCAGGTGCATCATCTTCTACTTATGCTAGGGCATCAAGCTTAAGTGCAAGGCCTTCTACCTTGGTTGGATCCATGACCACAAGCGCCGGTCCTCTCAACTGCAAAATAAGTTCTCGCTGCTAGTCAGAGACGGaactaaaattttcaaaatatttggcCAAGCTGCCACTACAATTATTTTAAAAGAGGGAGTCGTAATTACTAGATGATGATAGTGAAAGTAGTGGTATTACTAAGCTGAAAGTGGTACGGAGTGTCAAAATATGGAGTACCCTTTTGCAAACTATATTTCATCGTTTTTTTTTATCATGAATTTTCCAAGGACAAACTATTAAGTATTAACCTATGTAAGTTTGTTCTTGATAACTCTACCAATAGAGTGGTTATCTTTGTTTCCCCCTAATATGTTAGTTGAAACAGCAACTAAGTGTTCACTCGTAATATCACGAATTTTTGCATGCTTAACGACTTTTTAAACCAGATCTTTGGTGCCCCAATTTCGTGATTTTAGAAAAAAGTCTTCACAAATATATACTCTCCTGCAAATGCATGGTAAAAAAGAAGTGAATTCAGAATTCATATTTAAAGAATTTATGTTTACACCGAATTTTTTTTAATTCGGTTAAACTTTTGCTCCTCAACCTACGGGGTATTAGCAACTATTTTCCGCTGTTGTTCCCCTCCCAAGAGCAGGTTCGTACAGATTCGTACGCGTTACTCACCCGTCCGCCACCGGAAACACCACTTCCCTCCGACTTGAATCGGTTAACGCTTAGCCTGTGTGGATCATCAGTGACGCCTAATGTGACGCATGGGTATTTTTGGGGTATCATCCGATGTTAAATGAGAACATGCATGGGATTTCTACGACTGCAGTGGTCAATTTAGGCACAGTGACCAAAAAGTGTGGCAAATTAAAAGAAATTGATTGGTCCGTTCAGCACTGGCAAGTCATAAGTCTACACTGCAACAGTGAGCAAAATTTACTCCCACCTTATTTATCAACCCTTGCAatactttttcctttttccttcctCTCTTAGCTTTTTTCCGTCAATCATGGAAATGGCCATTTGCTACAAAAGGAATGAACGATCACTTTCGACATTATTATTGATAATTCAACGTTTTGACAACATGAATCACTTGTGGATTAAGAACCACCTGCTATGCTAGAAGTGAAGGCATCAAAATATTTAATTAGTAAGCTAAATGAACTGCTACATATGTATTTCTATTGCTTTCTTATTGCCCAAACTTATTCAACCCGTCTAATCTGTTCAATGTTGGGCCGCTCAGACCCTTCTACTATTGAACTCGGTCGATCTTGACCCAACCCAATTTTAATCCATATAAAGTTAGGTTGATTTTCAGCCCAAATTGATACACAGACAACTTTGTTAAAtatcttaaaaataatttttttgtttgatatgttatatatgaccctaacaaaagaaaagaagtctTATTTAGTAATTAAGCAATTCGTAAgaaaataatacactttaattaaagtttggtaagaattgCGCGTGTTGGGCTATGAACCAAATTTTAGTCCATCTTGACCTAGCTTATCTCAGCCCAAGTAACTTTTGGGTGGGTCAATGACCAACTCATTTATTGACTCGGCCCATTTTGACCTGCCCAAAATCAGCACAACCCTTCACACCCTTATATGTTTGTTAAGTTAAGTAAATTGATCTAGCTCCTActcattgaatttttttttcttaaaaaaaaaaaaagaaatttcacGAGTACATGTTTGAATGAGTGGCATTTGTTATATTTAAATTTCAAAGGTCTAGATTAAATTATATTAACAAGCATAATAGTCATAGATAGATTCTGGAAGAAAAACTCTGGTGTAAGAAAAAGCTCTATCTTCCAAAAATTATGGCTTAATTAATATgatcattttcattttctttttataattttttcctgATATGCGAAGAGAAGGCGCAAAGAGAGGACCCAGTAAACTTCAGTTCATCCTCCAGCTAGGCAAATATTTGAATATTTTATATTTGAAGTTGGATTATAGGTATTTTCCGCTTGTCATTGGTATATAAACCGTGAACTTGGTGGTGTCGTTAGATTCTTgaaattctttttttaatttataataatctGGTATTTGAAATTCGAATATATAATTTAGATTCAGGCTACTTAGGTCCCATTGACGAGGAAGCATTCTCTACTAGAGTTTCTAGTTAAGTTTAAAAGGGCTCTTGTCCCCATAGACTGTCAAACCTCCTTTTTCCCGCGGGGACAggggataagggagtttttccaattaaagtgacaatattcgaaataggattatttattaaatcagagtcgccacttgggataatttatggtgtcccaagtcaccggtttattttaaatcccaaatcgaggaaatttaactctatttatggtccgcgaacatagaagaccgggtaaggaattctgttaacccgggagaaggtgtgaggcactcccgagtttcgtgattttagcacggtcgcttaacaattaatacttggcctaattatctgatttattacacatTTAaagcctattgtgcatttttactttttaaccgcttttaattatttatggaattatttctggaacaagtcacgatgtcgtacacttatcgttttggtacatattgcaaaccgcgtcacatgaaatgcacccgcgattcacgacatgtttattttagttattgtttgaagttatgatcgggccacatgaaatgcacacccgaattggggattacgtatcatgactatgccatgggaaccgtacccatagtcacgatgatttatttattAATCACGCCTAAGGCAAGTTACGATGTTCATGAGTTTAAATATTTTCCTAAGGCTTTGAGATTAATGAACTCTAGGCAAAACGGGTGAACAAAACATAAACAATTCACATAGTTTCTGCCTAAATTTGGCCTAACAGATAAGAGTAACACATACTTAACAATATTAATCACTGAATGCACTATCTTAATAATTGTGACCCACGAGTGTTGTTAATCATCATTCGACTTAGCAGGAAGTAGAATGAACATATATCTTGATCAATGAGTTAGAAAGGCTTcaaaccaaatcaaccaaataaaataaaatgtaatCCATGAAAAATCACTTTAAATCCCAAAAAAATTAGTTAACTGAAGTGTTGTATTGACTTCAAAATCAAAGTGTGGACTCAATCTAAGCATAAATGGAAATAGTTTTTCAGAAGAAGCATAGTAGTTGCATTGGTGGATTTCAACGGTGATATGTAAGCCTCAAATAAAAATCTTGTTCAATTTCTTTTGAAAACGCTATCtgagaagaaacaaaagaaacttCCCCACACAGAGATCCAGAAATTAATTTCAAACTAGGAAACTTCAAATAACAAACTGAATCCAAAACGAAACTTGAAA
Proteins encoded in this window:
- the LOC107814732 gene encoding putative pectate lyase 18 — translated: MSSLLFIFVLFVTLLLTPLLVSSIQDPELVVQEVHRSINASLTRRNLGYLSCGTGNPIDDCWRCDPNWEKNRQRLADCAIGFGKNAIGGRNGRIYVVTDSGNDDPVNPRPGTLRHAVIQDEPLWIIFKRDMVIQLKQELVMNSFKTIDGRGTSVHISGGPCITIHYSTNIIIHGINIHDCKQSGNGNIRDSPHHSGWWDVSDGDGISIFGGKNIWVDHCSLSNCHDGLIDAIHGSTAITISNNYFTHHDKVMLLGHSDSFTQDKGMQVTVAFNHFGEGLVQRMPRCRHGYFHVVNNDYTHWEMYAIGGSAAPTINSQGNRFLAPNQKFNKEVTKHEDAPESEWRSWNWRSEGDLMLNGAYFRQTGAGASSSTYARASSLSARPSTLVGSMTTSAGPLNCKISSRC